In Phaeobacter inhibens DSM 16374, the following proteins share a genomic window:
- a CDS encoding PspA/IM30 family protein: MFATIKTLIRGIDARAEERLSDTYAIELIDQKIRAGEADLTRAKQALAGLIQKSRMETRQLGAVTTRIGDLTERARAALADDRQDLAQAAATAIAELENEQAMRRRTVDMLEQRSLQLRQSVESCHRRLMDLKQGAVAARATRKAQGAHIGMARGEASGDTLGEAEALINRVMSAEDPFEHSEILKDIETGLSHGTVADDLADAGFGAPTRSTAADVLARLAPKN; encoded by the coding sequence ATGTTTGCAACGATTAAGACTTTGATCCGGGGCATTGATGCCCGCGCTGAGGAGCGGTTGAGCGACACTTATGCGATTGAGTTGATCGACCAGAAGATCCGCGCCGGTGAGGCAGATCTGACCCGCGCCAAACAGGCGCTGGCCGGTTTGATCCAGAAATCCCGTATGGAAACCCGTCAACTTGGGGCGGTCACCACGCGGATCGGCGATCTGACGGAGCGGGCCCGCGCGGCTCTTGCGGATGATCGTCAGGATCTGGCGCAGGCCGCTGCCACGGCCATTGCGGAGTTGGAAAACGAGCAGGCAATGCGCCGCCGCACGGTCGACATGCTGGAGCAGCGCAGCCTGCAGCTGCGCCAGTCCGTAGAATCCTGTCATCGCCGTCTGATGGATCTGAAACAGGGCGCAGTTGCAGCAAGGGCCACCCGGAAGGCACAAGGCGCGCATATCGGCATGGCGCGGGGCGAAGCATCCGGCGACACGCTGGGCGAGGCTGAGGCGCTGATCAATCGTGTGATGTCTGCTGAGGACCCGTTTGAGCATAGCGAAATCTTGAAGGACATCGAAACCGGGCTGAGCCATGGCACGGTGGCAGATGATCTGGCGGATGCCGGGTTCGGCGCCCCGACACGCAGTACTGCTGCTGATGTTCTGGCGCGGCTGGCACCAAAAAATTGA
- a CDS encoding TetR/AcrR family transcriptional regulator — MASKAENRKQELREKLVAAAEIRIRRDGAGALRARDLAMDAGCAVGAIYNAFDDMNAIVMAVNGQTFQALGQAVQQSLNGAEAATPTERLILMSNAYLGFAAENTRLWRALFDVQAEEEAVPDWYRAALEDLFSNIAAPVAEIFPHKTPEDLVLMVRALFSAVHGIVLLGLENRISGVPVDQIERMISEVLSRLT; from the coding sequence ATGGCAAGCAAGGCGGAAAACCGCAAGCAAGAGTTGCGTGAAAAACTTGTGGCAGCGGCTGAGATCCGTATTCGCCGTGACGGGGCAGGGGCACTGCGGGCACGCGATCTTGCGATGGACGCGGGTTGCGCTGTGGGCGCTATTTACAACGCGTTTGACGATATGAATGCCATTGTGATGGCGGTGAACGGGCAAACCTTTCAGGCTCTGGGGCAGGCTGTGCAGCAGTCTCTCAACGGGGCGGAAGCTGCGACGCCGACCGAACGGTTGATCCTGATGAGCAATGCGTATCTGGGATTCGCGGCAGAGAATACCCGGCTGTGGCGCGCCTTGTTCGATGTGCAGGCGGAGGAGGAGGCGGTTCCTGATTGGTACCGCGCCGCGCTGGAGGATCTGTTTTCAAATATTGCGGCGCCGGTTGCGGAGATTTTTCCCCACAAAACACCCGAGGATCTGGTGCTCATGGTGCGGGCTTTGTTCTCGGCCGTGCATGGAATCGTGCTTCTCGGGTTGGAGAACCGCATCTCTGGCGTGCCGGTGGACCAAATTGAGCGGATGATTTCCGAGGTATTGTCACGCCTTACATGA